From Terriglobales bacterium, a single genomic window includes:
- a CDS encoding sigma-54 dependent transcriptional regulator — MAYSILVVDDEALTLRTISRALRDEGFEVFLAATGEEALEIFAREHPNLCMLDVVLPGIDGIEVLRQIKRQGPATIVVMMSAYHMIDRAVEAMKLGAHDYLSKPFHLADMVNTIRRALEMLALRVRVRDTVESAKGRYDFGWVKTSSPQMRDLLAICEKAAQSEHTTILILGESGTGKGVLAKALHYNSPRAHMPLLELNCAAMPDTLLESELFGYEPGAFTDARRRKEGLLERAQGGTVFLDEIGNMSANVQAKVLRVLEEGTFMRLGGTRLIKVDVRIIAATNSDLREAVARGQFREDLFYRLNVLPITIPPLRERTEDILPLAIGLLERFNKEMKKNFIGFTPAAADLLRRYPWPGNIRELKNVIERTIILSPEGDIDAGDLPEEIRDYSQPETAHEAPSHMDLSPTGQQWVTLRELEERYIHEVLTLTGNNKAQAARILGIHPTSILRRLKKEQEEEEKVEVAAAAE, encoded by the coding sequence ATGGCGTATTCGATCCTGGTAGTCGACGATGAAGCCCTGACGCTGCGCACGATTTCGCGCGCGCTGCGCGACGAAGGTTTCGAGGTCTTTCTTGCCGCCACCGGCGAGGAGGCGCTGGAGATCTTCGCGCGCGAACATCCCAACCTCTGCATGCTCGATGTGGTGCTGCCCGGAATTGACGGCATTGAAGTCCTGCGCCAGATCAAGCGCCAGGGCCCGGCCACCATCGTGGTGATGATGAGCGCCTACCACATGATTGACCGCGCGGTGGAGGCCATGAAACTGGGCGCGCACGACTACCTCAGCAAGCCGTTCCACCTTGCCGACATGGTGAACACCATCCGGCGCGCGCTGGAAATGCTGGCGCTGCGCGTGCGCGTGCGCGACACCGTCGAATCGGCGAAAGGCCGCTACGACTTCGGATGGGTGAAGACCAGCAGCCCGCAAATGCGCGACCTGCTGGCAATCTGCGAGAAAGCGGCGCAATCGGAGCACACCACGATCCTGATCCTGGGCGAAAGCGGCACCGGCAAAGGCGTGCTCGCCAAGGCCCTGCACTACAACAGCCCGCGCGCACACATGCCGTTGTTGGAACTCAATTGCGCCGCCATGCCCGACACGCTGCTGGAGAGCGAGTTGTTCGGCTACGAGCCGGGCGCCTTCACTGACGCGCGCCGCCGCAAGGAAGGCCTGCTGGAACGGGCGCAGGGCGGGACCGTCTTCCTCGACGAAATCGGCAACATGTCCGCCAACGTGCAGGCGAAAGTCTTGCGCGTGCTCGAGGAGGGCACGTTCATGCGCCTGGGCGGCACGCGCCTCATCAAGGTGGACGTGCGCATCATTGCCGCGACGAACAGCGACCTGCGGGAAGCCGTGGCGCGCGGCCAGTTCCGCGAAGACCTCTTTTACCGACTGAATGTCCTGCCCATCACGATCCCGCCGCTGCGCGAGCGAACCGAGGACATCCTGCCGCTGGCGATCGGATTGCTGGAACGCTTCAACAAGGAGATGAAGAAGAACTTCATCGGCTTCACTCCCGCCGCCGCCGACCTGCTGCGGCGCTACCCCTGGCCGGGAAATATTCGCGAGCTGAAGAACGTGATCGAGCGCACCATTATTCTTTCTCCCGAAGGCGACATCGATGCCGGCGACCTGCCGGAAGAAATCCGCGACTATTCTCAGCCGGAGACCGCCCACGAAGCGCCCTCGCACATGGACCTATCGCCCACCGGGCAGCAGTGGGTGACGTTGCGCGAACTCGAGGAGCGCTACATCCACGAGGTGCTGACGCTTACCGGAAACAACAAGGCGCAGGCCGCGCGCATCCTCGGAATCCATCCCACCTCTATTCTCCGGCGCCTGAAAAAAGAGCAGGAGGAAGAGGAAAAAGTTGAGGTCGCGGCGGCGGCGGAATGA